TCTGGGAGCCCCGACCTCCAGGATATGATGGATCAGCTCTACCCCTTATCCAAGATTACGGAGATTTTGCCGAATTACTACAACCCTGGCTGCGCAAGAGTTTATCCGCTTCTGAAAGAAGCCTATGGAACGAGCAAGAAAGCAATCCTGTCCAATCTGATCAAAGTCAGCATTGGCTACAAGTATGTAGAGTTTAACGGTAACAATAAAGCTGCAGAATCCTTAAAAGCGGTCATGAAAGAACTGCTTCCGTTGTCCCGCCAAAGCCATAAGGTGTACGCTGCTTCTTTTCCGAGCAGCGGGGCTTTCAATTACCGGCTGATCGGCGGTACAAATAGGCTGAGTTCCCATGCCTACGGTATCGCAATCGATCTTAACAGTAATAAATACGATTATTGGCGCTGGTCCACCCGTGAAGAAGGTCAGAAAAGGCTTAATGCCTATCCCCAGGAGGTCTCTGCTATCTTTGAGAAATATGGTTTTATCTGGGGCGGCAAATGGGGAAATTTCGATATTATGCATTACGAATACCGTCCGGAAATCATTCTGAAAGCGCGTTATTTTTCCGAAAGACCCGTCTCGGGGATTCCATGGTATGACGGTTTACAAAGCAGCCAGAAAGCCTGGGAATATATCTGGCTGATTGAAGAAAGCCTGTAGCTTTATATGCTTAGCGTTCAGTCAACTTGAATCGCTAACAACACTGAATCGGGAACATCCTGGCGGTATTTTTTCTTTCATGATACAATTATTCACAACAATACATTACTATTTTATGTCATTTTTGGTAATATTAATCATGATATACAAGTTGATCTGTTACGTTGAATATGTACGGGAGTTTTTACTCTTAGGAGGTCCTGAACCATTGAATAAAAGACAGTTGGGGCAGCGGGGCGAAGATATGGCTTTGGAACATATTAAGGAAGCCGGCTTGAACATTATCCAGCGCAATTATCGTTGTCCCAAGGGAGAAATCGACATTATCGCCAGGGATGGGAAAACAATTGTATTTATCGAAGTCAGACTGAGGAGTTCCAATTGCCGGGGATCCGCAGAAGAAAGCATCGGCCTCTGGAAAATCCAAAGGCTTAAAAGTATTGCCTCGTATTATCTTCTGGAACAACACTATCGTCAATGGCCGCAAATCAGGTTTGATGTTTTCGCCATTAACATGGCTGAAGGCGTTCCCGAGTTTAATTGGATCCAAGGGGCACTATAAATGGCTCATTTTCTTTCCGTTTCTATTGACGTTTCTGTCTGATGTTTCTGTCTGTTTTCTGGTTTCTGTCTGATTCCACAAAGCTCGTTAAAATTTTACTATATTCATCCATTAATGTAATTTTATAGAAGGATATTTGCTGTCAGAAGCGAATTCTGTTTTCGAGGTGAAAAAAATGTTTGCTTCTGTCAGCGGAATGTCTGTCGACAATCTCTCGGCCCAGCCGGTCAGTGTCGAAGTGGATATTGCCAATGGTCTTCCCTGTCTGGAAATTGTAGGCCTTGCGGCCACTGCTGTGAAAGAGGCCAGAGACAGAGTCCGGTCAGCGTTGAAAAACTCAGGTTTCGATTTCCCTTTGAAAAGAATTACAGTTAATCTTGCTCCTGCAGACCTGCGCAAAGAAGGCTCCGGTCTGGATTTGCCGATCGCATTGGGTATATTGGCTGCCATGGAAGAACTGAATAACTCCGTACTGAACCGCTATGTTTTTGCCGGCGAACTTTCCTTGGAAGGTCTTTTGCGTCCGATACCGGGTGTTCTGACCATGGCGCTGGCTTTAAAAAGCGAGCCAGAAAAACAAGTCCTGATTATACCGCCTGCGAATCTGGCCGAAGCGAGGCTTGTAACCGAAATAAAGAGTGCAAGCGTGATCAGCCTTGCTGAGCTAGTGGGGATTTTGAACGGAGAAGACAGTTTTTCCGTAATTCCTTCTCCGCCCTCTGCCGAAATCCTTGAAAAGGTATCTGTGGACTGGTCGGATATCCATGGCCAGATACAGGCCAAACGTGGACTCGAAATTGCCGCCTGCGGCGGGCATAACCTAATTATGGTTGGTCCGCCCGGCTCCGGGAAAACGCTGCTGGCCAGAGCATTTGCCGGGATCCTGCCTCCGCTCACGGTTGAGGAGAGTCTTGATGTGACTCAGCTTCACAGCCTGACTGGTATTATCCGGGGAAATGGACAGCTGATTACGCAAAGGCCTTTCCGCAGCCCTCACCATACGGCTACAGTTGCCGGAATCATCGGCGGGGGACAGAAAATTAAGCCCGGGGAACTCGCCCTGGCCAATCATGGTGTTCTCTTTCTGGATGAACTGCCTGAGTTTTCCCGGGAAGTCCTCGAAGCACTCCGTCAGCCGCTCGAGGATCGGAAACTGACGTTAATCCGTCTGAGAGGCAGAATCGAGTTTCCGACACGCATTTGTGTCATCGCTTCGATGAATCCGTGTCCGTGCGGTTATTTTGGGGAGAATGGCCGGGAATGTTCCTGCACACCCCTGCAGGTTAGCCACTACCGTGGGAGGGTTTCCGGACCCTTACTGGACCGCTTTGATCTTCAGCTTGAAGTGCCCCGTTTGAGCTATGGGGAGTTAAAGCATGGGGACAACCGGGAAACCTCTGAGATTGTCCGCAACCGGGTGATCAGAACCAGAGAAATTCAGTACAAAAGATTGAATGAGAGCAGGACAAACTCAGAAATGACCGGACGCGAAACAAAAGTGCTGTGCCAATTGGACAGCGCCGGTGAATCCCTCCTGCAAAAAGTTTTTGATAAGAACCTCTTCAGTGCCCGGGCCCACGACCGTATCCTGCGGGTAGCCAGAACGATTGCTGATATGGTGGGATCAGAAAATATCCGGGCGGAACATCTGGCCGAATCACTACAGTACAGGGCTTTGGACAGGGCAAATTTGCATGAGATAAATTAAATTAATTCAGAAAAATAAAGTCTAAGAAAAAACAAAAAATAAAGGCCGCTTATAAAGCCTTTACAATTATTCATGATTTTGATTTTCAGACTCTTGACAATCTAGAATTACGATCATTTACAATTAAATAGTTTTTTGTACAGACACAAACAACCTTTTTCATTCCATAATATGGATATATAATTTGACTGAATGGAGTGATTAGTTTGCATCATCAGGTTCACAAGGGAGACAATTTATCAAAAATCGCGCGTTTACACGGCGTGACCATCGTAATTTTATTAAGATTGAACCCTCATTTAAAAAAACGCAGACACCGAATTTATGTTGGAGAAAAAATCCGCGTTAGTTGAAGATAAATATAGAGCTCATGGAAAAATACGTCTCAGAATAGTAAGGGATAGCCGCTTTCGTGCAGCTATTCCTTACTTTTTCCGGATATATGCTAATTATTATTCTAATAACCCTATTGTCTTATAGCTTCTTTATGTAGGCGCATGTTCTAAAATATATACTTACGTATCACAAAAGCTTACGTATCGTAAAGATTACCCAAGCTTGTACTGCGTTCCGGTAATGATTTCTTTGATCGGGGAGAAACTTTGCCGGTGGATTGGGCAAGGACCAAAGCGGTTTATTACCTCCATGTGCAACTTGGTTCCATAACCCTTGTGTTGATCAAAATGATATTCCGGATAAAGCTGATGCATCTCATCCATCAGCTCATCCCTGGTGACCTTGGCCAGAATTGAAGCTGCGGCAATACTCGCACTAAGACCGTCTCCACCAATAATGGCTTTCTGAACCGTATTAATGTTCAGCATGTCCCTGCCGTCAATAATGATGTAATCAGGGTTGGGTTTCAGGTTTTCCAAGGCTCTTGTCATCGCCAGCTTTGTAGCTCTTAATATGTTCAGCAGGTCAATTTCCTCGGATGTCGCACTTCCCAGCGCAAAAGCTACAGCCTGCCTTTTAATTTTTCCCGCTAATTCTCTTCTTTTCTTTTCCGAACATTTTTTAGAGTCATTCAGACCGGGCAGGTCAAACTCCCTTGGGAGGATGCAGGCAGCGGCAATAACAGGCCCGGCAAGTGGGCCTCTCCCTGCTTCATCTA
The window above is part of the Dehalobacter sp. genome. Proteins encoded here:
- a CDS encoding M15 family metallopeptidase → MNFKQFILSLIVIVLLATGCKIIWDRHLITVNAVAVSPVSDWEYEAVMKRDILCLMLAYPETITGVDKASENEVYVLLKSGKKILYDDRKEKNSWQKSGSPDLQDMMDQLYPLSKITEILPNYYNPGCARVYPLLKEAYGTSKKAILSNLIKVSIGYKYVEFNGNNKAAESLKAVMKELLPLSRQSHKVYAASFPSSGAFNYRLIGGTNRLSSHAYGIAIDLNSNKYDYWRWSTREEGQKRLNAYPQEVSAIFEKYGFIWGGKWGNFDIMHYEYRPEIILKARYFSERPVSGIPWYDGLQSSQKAWEYIWLIEESL
- a CDS encoding YraN family protein — protein: MNKRQLGQRGEDMALEHIKEAGLNIIQRNYRCPKGEIDIIARDGKTIVFIEVRLRSSNCRGSAEESIGLWKIQRLKSIASYYLLEQHYRQWPQIRFDVFAINMAEGVPEFNWIQGAL
- a CDS encoding YifB family Mg chelatase-like AAA ATPase, with translation MFASVSGMSVDNLSAQPVSVEVDIANGLPCLEIVGLAATAVKEARDRVRSALKNSGFDFPLKRITVNLAPADLRKEGSGLDLPIALGILAAMEELNNSVLNRYVFAGELSLEGLLRPIPGVLTMALALKSEPEKQVLIIPPANLAEARLVTEIKSASVISLAELVGILNGEDSFSVIPSPPSAEILEKVSVDWSDIHGQIQAKRGLEIAACGGHNLIMVGPPGSGKTLLARAFAGILPPLTVEESLDVTQLHSLTGIIRGNGQLITQRPFRSPHHTATVAGIIGGGQKIKPGELALANHGVLFLDELPEFSREVLEALRQPLEDRKLTLIRLRGRIEFPTRICVIASMNPCPCGYFGENGRECSCTPLQVSHYRGRVSGPLLDRFDLQLEVPRLSYGELKHGDNRETSEIVRNRVIRTREIQYKRLNESRTNSEMTGRETKVLCQLDSAGESLLQKVFDKNLFSARAHDRILRVARTIADMVGSENIRAEHLAESLQYRALDRANLHEIN
- a CDS encoding ribonuclease HII, encoding MNEIERIEKLLEIEKGLFAEGYSRIAGVDEAGRGPLAGPVIAAACILPREFDLPGLNDSKKCSEKKRRELAGKIKRQAVAFALGSATSEEIDLLNILRATKLAMTRALENLKPNPDYIIIDGRDMLNINTVQKAIIGGDGLSASIAAASILAKVTRDELMDEMHQLYPEYHFDQHKGYGTKLHMEVINRFGPCPIHRQSFSPIKEIITGTQYKLG